ATTTAGTTCCAAAGACGTTAGGTTTGAAGGCAACACGACCACCTCACAAATAATCAGGGTGCCTGTGACAGCAAACTGATGTCTAGCTAACTCTGAAGCTGCGGGGTTTCTCTTGTGATCACCATTTCACTTCGTCCAGTTGGACGTAGTTGGGGGACTATTAGTTTCGCCTCAACTTTATATCTGTGTCCAATATTAGATTTGCTTCTGGCAGAAATTCCAACGCCCATGCAAGCCGAACTGCGACTAGGGCTTCAAGAAGCCTTAGTTAATGCAGCTAAACATGGCAATAATCTTGATCCTAGTAAAAAGGTAATAGTACGTTATTCCCTAATAGATAACAAATATTGGTGGATCATCTCAGACCAAGGCGGAGGATTTACTCCTTCTTGTAAGTGTGATACAGATCCAACCGAGTACCTGCCACCGGATGAGTCAGAATGCGGTCGTGGTTTGTCGATTTTGCATCTTGTTTTTGACGAAGTTGAGTGGAATACCAAAGGTACTGAGTTAAGGTTGTGTAAGCAATTGGAGCAAGCTCGACCGCGTATACCATTGCTGCGCTAGAGGTGGGAGATGGGGAGAAAAAAGCACCCCATCTCCCCATCACCCCATCACCCCATCTTAGTTCCGTGTGTCGGACAAGGTGGTGCAGAAATAGAGTGATCTAACCAACCTGTTGCTT
Above is a genomic segment from Fischerella sp. JS2 containing:
- a CDS encoding anti-sigma regulatory factor — its product is MITISLRPVGRSWGTISFASTLYLCPILDLLLAEIPTPMQAELRLGLQEALVNAAKHGNNLDPSKKVIVRYSLIDNKYWWIISDQGGGFTPSCKCDTDPTEYLPPDESECGRGLSILHLVFDEVEWNTKGTELRLCKQLEQARPRIPLLR